A region from the Hypericibacter adhaerens genome encodes:
- a CDS encoding glycosyltransferase, producing the protein MTEIAQNHRPLKVDVMVTLERDELAGGHVKCWERFAEAAVALPEELDLTLHFLAERDGVERLAGNVRFRNHAAALGTRDLRFIRHGGGHTDLARFHRGLMHSLAGSDVVHATEFFSFGRTAIAYAERSGCGLVASIHTDVPRFTRVYAAEVIRRLAGKWGACFLNEYLRLPERISRFIDAGIDRCLARCDRVLVSKREDRDRLVPVLSPARISMLRRGIDRDGFSPVHRDRARLAHAFGIPPERPVLLFVGRIDSTKSALVMAEAAHRLLGEGVDLQVVAVGEGEDRGPIGELLGDRATLPGALPQKELAWLYASADLFVFPSMTEVSPNVVLEAKASGLPVVVAAQHGGGQFVARPGFDGVVLDSQDPSLWAEAITPLLRSPEARFAMSGHARRWAETAWPGWRDVLIEDLIPAWRKAAAKAA; encoded by the coding sequence ATGACCGAGATTGCCCAAAACCACCGTCCTCTCAAGGTGGACGTCATGGTGACGCTCGAGCGCGACGAACTTGCCGGCGGCCATGTCAAATGCTGGGAACGGTTCGCCGAAGCGGCGGTCGCCCTTCCCGAAGAGCTCGATCTCACCCTGCATTTCCTGGCCGAGCGCGACGGGGTCGAAAGGCTCGCCGGGAACGTCCGCTTCCGCAACCATGCCGCTGCGCTCGGCACGCGCGATCTGCGCTTCATCAGGCATGGCGGCGGCCATACCGATCTCGCGCGCTTTCACCGCGGGCTGATGCATTCGCTCGCCGGCTCCGACGTGGTGCATGCGACCGAGTTCTTCAGCTTCGGGCGCACCGCCATCGCCTATGCCGAGCGCAGCGGCTGCGGACTGGTCGCCTCGATCCATACCGATGTGCCGCGTTTCACGCGCGTCTATGCGGCCGAGGTCATCCGGCGCCTCGCCGGCAAGTGGGGCGCCTGCTTCCTCAACGAGTATCTGCGCCTGCCCGAACGGATCTCGCGTTTCATCGACGCCGGCATCGATCGCTGCCTCGCGCGCTGCGACCGGGTGCTGGTCTCCAAGCGCGAGGATCGCGACCGGCTGGTCCCGGTGCTCTCGCCCGCGCGCATCAGCATGCTGCGCCGGGGCATCGACCGCGACGGGTTCTCGCCGGTTCACCGCGATCGCGCGCGCTTGGCGCATGCCTTCGGCATCCCGCCGGAGCGCCCGGTCCTGCTCTTCGTCGGTCGCATCGATTCGACCAAGAGCGCCTTGGTGATGGCCGAAGCGGCCCACCGCCTGCTGGGCGAGGGCGTCGACCTGCAGGTGGTGGCCGTGGGCGAGGGCGAGGATCGCGGACCGATCGGGGAGCTCCTGGGCGACCGGGCGACGTTGCCCGGCGCGTTGCCGCAGAAGGAGCTGGCCTGGCTCTATGCGAGCGCCGATCTCTTCGTGTTTCCCTCCATGACCGAGGTCTCGCCCAACGTGGTGTTGGAGGCCAAGGCCAGCGGATTGCCGGTGGTGGTCGCGGCCCAGCATGGGGGCGGCCAGTTCGTGGCCCGGCCCGGCTTCGACGGCGTCGTGCTCGACAGCCAGGATCCGTCGCTCTGGGCCGAGGCGATCACGCCCCTGTTGCGGTCCCCCGAAGCCCGTTTCGCCATGAGCGGCCATGCGCGACGCTGGGCCGAGACGGCCTGGCCCGGCTGGCGCGACGTGCTGATCGAGGATCTGATCCCGGCTTGGCGCAAGGCCGCTGCGAAAGCGGCGTGA
- a CDS encoding helix-turn-helix domain-containing protein has product MPGAGTYTAETLAFRAGVPLRTVRFYVQEKLIDPPLARGRGANFTEHHLVQLQQARTLQNAGFTLDAIRERRGELSVGLHAMAAFDTAHRGWLGRERTGRAQEDDALDEAECIRIPMTKGVELMVSRDQPLPSPRQLVEIALHIRKAFGG; this is encoded by the coding sequence ATGCCAGGAGCCGGAACCTACACCGCTGAGACACTTGCCTTTCGCGCCGGCGTGCCGTTGCGAACTGTCAGGTTTTATGTGCAGGAGAAGCTCATCGATCCGCCGCTCGCACGAGGTCGAGGGGCCAATTTCACCGAACATCATCTTGTTCAGCTGCAGCAGGCCCGCACGCTGCAGAATGCTGGCTTCACGCTCGATGCTATCCGTGAACGTCGCGGCGAACTCAGCGTCGGGCTGCACGCCATGGCGGCATTCGACACCGCGCATCGAGGGTGGCTCGGCCGCGAACGGACAGGTCGGGCGCAGGAGGACGATGCCCTCGACGAAGCCGAATGCATTCGCATTCCTATGACCAAGGGCGTGGAATTGATGGTGTCGCGAGACCAGCCGCTGCCGAGCCCGCGTCAACTGGTCGAGATCGCATTGCATATCCGCAAGGCTTTCGGCGGCTGA